A DNA window from Allokutzneria albata contains the following coding sequences:
- a CDS encoding ABC transporter permease produces MRKLVWDTRTVFLRELMPTLRRPSALIYTMGQPLLFLVLFGSLLAGSQGGASPWQWFVPGILIMMCLSGPMMSGYTLLTELLSGSFERILVSPVDRSALLFGRTLKEFLLLLVQALLIIAVATPLGFELFPLGVLAGLALLVVFGSGLIALSYLLAIASRPSGELFYGVTQMVMFPVLLLSGVLLPVQSGPEWLRVIAALNPVSYLVDAERALFAGRFAEPAVLYGAVTAFGFAAVGLFFGTRAMRKGI; encoded by the coding sequence GTGAGGAAACTGGTGTGGGACACCAGGACCGTGTTCCTGCGCGAGCTGATGCCGACGCTGCGCCGGCCCAGCGCGCTGATCTACACGATGGGGCAGCCGCTGCTGTTCCTGGTGCTGTTCGGGTCACTGCTGGCCGGATCGCAGGGTGGCGCCTCGCCCTGGCAGTGGTTCGTGCCCGGCATCCTGATCATGATGTGCCTGTCCGGTCCGATGATGTCCGGCTACACGTTGCTGACCGAGCTGTTGAGCGGTTCCTTCGAGCGCATCCTGGTCAGCCCGGTCGACCGCTCCGCGCTGCTGTTCGGCCGCACGCTCAAGGAGTTCCTGCTGTTGCTGGTGCAGGCGCTGCTGATCATCGCGGTGGCCACGCCGCTGGGGTTCGAGCTGTTCCCGTTGGGAGTGCTGGCCGGGCTGGCGCTGCTGGTGGTCTTCGGGTCCGGGCTGATCGCGCTGTCCTACCTGCTGGCGATCGCCTCGCGGCCCAGCGGTGAGCTGTTCTACGGCGTGACGCAGATGGTCATGTTCCCGGTGCTGCTGCTGTCGGGGGTGCTGTTGCCGGTGCAGTCGGGGCCGGAGTGGTTGCGGGTGATCGCGGCGCTGAACCCGGTGTCCTACCTGGTGGACGCGGAGCGGGCGTTGTTCGCCGGGCGGTTCGCCGAGCCCGCCGTGCTGTACGGGGCGGTGACCGCCTTCGGCTTCGCCGCGGTCGGCCTGTTCTTCGGGACGCGGGCGATGCGCAAGGGCATATGA
- a CDS encoding ribonucleoside-diphosphate reductase subunit alpha, with protein MTVHSTEPVSQSAVSPVAVIRRDGTSSPFDSTKISVAVTKAFLEVEGRDAGTSTRVRELIGELTLQVETALLRHSGPDKPLHIEQIQDQVELALMRGGHHKVARAYVLYREEHAKARSRQPIAAEPVAPAISVRHPDGRVEPLDTDRLALVISEACAGLEAVSADAVLAETLRNLYDGITIAELSIAPVMAARTMVETDPNYSFVSARLLQDKLRREALEFVYGGVQQASHGEMGQRYPAYFAEFVHRGIALGQLDPELANFDLERLGAALVPDRDLRFQFLGMQTLYDRYLLHSDQHRYELPQAFFMRVAMGLSLLESDREARAIEFYDLISSFDFMCSTPTLFNAGTTRPQLSSCFLTTVADDLEGIFHGISNNALLSKYAGGLGNDWTPVRGIGAHIKGTNGQSQGVVPFLKIANDTAVAVNQGGKRKGAVCAYLETWHIDVEEFLDLRKNTGDDRRRTHDMNTANWVPDEFMRRVRADGEWTLFSPDEVPDLHDSYGPEFTERYRAYELAASRGEIRVFRTLKAKDLWRRMLTMLFETGHPWITFKDPCNLRSPQQHSGVVHSSNLCTEITLNTTVDEVAVCNLGSVNLAQHVTAEGIDHARLERTVRTAVRMLDNVIDVNFYTIPEAKRSNMRHRPVGLGLMGFQDALFALRVPMGSEAAVEFADRSMEEISYYAISASAELAAERGAYETFQGSLWSKGILPIDSVQLLADARGADLDLDRSSTLDWETLRARVVEVGMRNSNVMAIAPTATIANITGVGQSIEPLYRNLYVKSNMSGDFTVVNPALVRELKELGLWDEVMIGDLKYFDGSLGAIDRIPAEVKALYATAFELDSRWLIEAAARRQKWIDQAQSLNLYIAAPSGRKLDELYQHAWLRGLKTTYYLRSQSATHVEKSTLRGTDGKLNAVSPVVPAPAPTAVPVDPNPGAACSIDDPDCEACQ; from the coding sequence TTGACCGTGCATTCGACGGAGCCCGTCTCACAGTCCGCCGTGTCCCCCGTTGCGGTGATCCGCCGCGACGGCACCTCCTCCCCCTTCGACTCCACCAAGATCTCCGTCGCGGTGACCAAGGCGTTCCTGGAGGTCGAGGGCCGCGACGCGGGGACGTCCACCCGCGTCCGCGAGCTGATCGGCGAACTGACCCTGCAGGTGGAGACCGCGCTGCTGCGGCACAGCGGCCCGGACAAGCCCCTGCACATCGAGCAGATCCAGGACCAGGTCGAGCTGGCCCTGATGCGCGGCGGCCACCACAAGGTCGCCCGCGCCTACGTCCTCTACCGCGAGGAGCACGCCAAGGCGCGCTCGCGGCAGCCGATCGCAGCCGAGCCCGTCGCACCGGCGATCTCCGTTCGGCATCCCGACGGACGCGTCGAACCGCTGGACACCGACCGCCTCGCGCTGGTGATCTCCGAGGCGTGCGCCGGTCTTGAGGCGGTGTCGGCGGACGCGGTGCTGGCCGAGACGCTGCGCAACCTCTACGACGGCATCACCATCGCCGAGCTGAGCATCGCGCCGGTGATGGCCGCGCGCACCATGGTCGAGACCGACCCGAACTACTCCTTCGTCAGCGCGCGCCTGTTGCAGGACAAGCTGCGCAGGGAGGCGCTGGAGTTCGTCTACGGCGGTGTGCAGCAGGCCAGTCACGGCGAGATGGGCCAGCGGTACCCGGCGTACTTCGCCGAGTTCGTCCACCGCGGGATCGCGCTGGGCCAGCTCGACCCGGAGCTGGCGAACTTCGACCTGGAACGGCTGGGCGCGGCGCTGGTGCCGGACCGCGACCTGCGGTTCCAGTTCCTCGGGATGCAGACGCTCTACGACCGCTACCTGCTGCACAGCGACCAGCACCGCTACGAGCTGCCGCAGGCGTTCTTCATGCGCGTGGCGATGGGCCTGTCGCTGCTGGAGTCCGACCGCGAGGCGCGGGCGATCGAGTTCTACGACCTGATCTCCTCCTTCGACTTCATGTGCTCCACGCCGACGCTGTTCAACGCGGGCACCACCCGGCCGCAACTGTCCTCGTGCTTCCTCACCACGGTCGCCGACGACCTGGAGGGCATCTTCCACGGCATCAGCAACAACGCGTTGCTGTCGAAGTACGCGGGCGGGCTCGGCAACGACTGGACCCCGGTCCGCGGCATCGGCGCGCACATCAAGGGCACCAACGGCCAGTCGCAGGGCGTGGTCCCGTTCCTGAAGATCGCCAACGACACGGCGGTCGCGGTGAACCAGGGCGGCAAGCGCAAGGGCGCGGTCTGCGCGTACCTGGAGACCTGGCACATCGACGTCGAGGAGTTCCTCGACCTGCGCAAGAACACCGGCGACGACCGGCGCCGCACGCACGACATGAACACCGCGAACTGGGTGCCGGACGAGTTCATGCGCCGTGTGCGCGCCGACGGGGAGTGGACGCTGTTCTCCCCCGACGAGGTGCCGGACCTGCACGACTCCTACGGGCCGGAGTTCACCGAGCGCTACCGCGCCTACGAGCTCGCCGCCTCGCGCGGGGAGATCCGGGTCTTCCGCACGCTCAAGGCGAAGGACCTGTGGCGGCGCATGCTGACCATGCTCTTCGAGACCGGGCACCCGTGGATCACCTTCAAGGACCCGTGCAACCTGCGTTCGCCGCAGCAGCACTCCGGTGTCGTGCACTCGTCCAACCTGTGCACCGAGATCACGCTGAACACCACCGTGGACGAGGTCGCGGTGTGCAACCTCGGCTCGGTGAACCTCGCCCAGCACGTGACCGCGGAGGGCATCGACCACGCGCGTCTCGAGCGGACGGTGCGCACGGCGGTTCGCATGCTGGACAACGTGATCGACGTGAACTTCTACACGATCCCCGAGGCCAAGCGCTCCAACATGCGCCACCGTCCGGTGGGCCTGGGCCTGATGGGCTTCCAGGACGCGCTGTTCGCGCTGCGCGTGCCGATGGGCTCCGAGGCCGCGGTGGAGTTCGCCGACCGCAGCATGGAGGAGATCAGCTACTACGCGATCTCCGCCTCCGCGGAGCTGGCCGCCGAGCGCGGCGCGTACGAGACCTTCCAGGGTTCCCTGTGGAGCAAGGGAATCCTGCCGATCGACTCGGTGCAGCTGCTCGCCGACGCGCGCGGTGCCGATCTCGACCTGGACCGCTCGTCCACTTTGGACTGGGAGACGCTGCGGGCGCGGGTCGTCGAGGTGGGCATGCGCAACTCCAACGTCATGGCGATCGCGCCGACCGCGACCATCGCCAACATCACCGGGGTCGGGCAGTCCATCGAACCGCTCTACCGCAACCTCTACGTGAAGTCGAACATGTCCGGTGACTTCACCGTGGTGAACCCGGCCCTGGTCCGCGAGCTCAAGGAACTGGGCCTGTGGGACGAGGTGATGATCGGCGACCTGAAGTACTTCGACGGCAGCCTCGGCGCGATCGACCGGATCCCGGCCGAGGTCAAGGCGCTCTACGCCACCGCGTTCGAGCTGGACAGCCGCTGGCTGATCGAGGCCGCCGCGCGCAGGCAGAAGTGGATCGACCAGGCGCAGTCGCTGAACCTCTACATCGCCGCGCCCAGCGGCCGCAAGCTCGACGAGCTGTACCAGCACGCGTGGCTGCGCGGCCTGAAGACCACCTACTACCTGCGGTCGCAGAGCGCGACGCACGTGGAGAAGAGCACGCTGCGCGGCACCGACGGCAAGCTCAACGCCGTCTCCCCCGTCGTGCCCGCGCCCGCGCCGACGGCGGTGCCGGTCGACCCGAACCCGGGCGCCGCCTGCTCGATCGACGACCCCGACTGCGAAGCCTGCCAGTGA
- a CDS encoding ribonucleotide-diphosphate reductase subunit beta — protein sequence MTNTEITSGLGEIDRSGGRVSVDEKRMINCRADVNQLLPLKYHWAWEKYLAGCNNHWMPTEVSMQADIALWKSPTGLTEDERRAVKRNLGFFAASESLVANNIVLAVYRNLTNPECRQYLLRQAFEEAVHTHTFQYIVESLGLDEGELFNMYREVPSITDKAAWALAYTQHLEDPDFRTGTPETDQAFLRDLIAFYVVFEGMWFYTGFAQILSLGRRNKMVGIAEQYQYILRDESIHLNFGIDAINQIKIENPHLWSPEFQAEVRSMLAEACELEVAYGRDTMPRGLLGLNADLCEQYMHFITNRRCAQIGLAPVFAETENPFPWMSEMMDLKKEKNFFETRVIEYQSGGALDWD from the coding sequence ATGACCAACACCGAGATCACCAGCGGCCTTGGCGAGATCGACCGCTCCGGCGGCCGGGTCAGCGTCGACGAGAAGCGCATGATCAACTGCCGCGCCGACGTCAACCAGCTGCTGCCGCTGAAGTACCACTGGGCGTGGGAGAAGTACCTCGCGGGCTGCAACAACCATTGGATGCCGACCGAGGTGTCCATGCAGGCCGACATCGCGCTGTGGAAGTCCCCGACCGGGCTGACCGAGGACGAGCGTCGCGCCGTCAAGCGCAACCTCGGCTTCTTCGCCGCGTCGGAGTCGTTGGTGGCCAACAACATCGTGCTGGCCGTCTACCGCAACCTGACCAACCCCGAGTGCCGCCAGTACCTGCTGCGCCAGGCGTTCGAGGAGGCGGTGCACACCCACACCTTCCAGTACATCGTGGAGAGCCTCGGCCTGGACGAGGGCGAGCTGTTCAACATGTACCGCGAGGTCCCGTCGATCACCGACAAGGCCGCGTGGGCGCTGGCCTACACCCAGCACCTGGAAGACCCGGACTTCCGCACCGGCACGCCCGAGACCGACCAGGCGTTCCTGCGCGACCTCATCGCCTTCTACGTGGTGTTCGAGGGCATGTGGTTCTACACCGGGTTCGCCCAGATCCTCTCGCTGGGGCGGCGCAACAAGATGGTCGGCATCGCCGAGCAGTACCAGTACATCCTGCGGGACGAGTCGATCCACCTGAACTTCGGCATCGACGCGATCAACCAGATCAAGATCGAGAACCCGCACCTGTGGAGCCCGGAGTTCCAGGCCGAGGTGCGCTCGATGCTGGCCGAGGCGTGCGAGCTGGAGGTGGCCTACGGCCGCGACACCATGCCACGCGGCCTGCTCGGGCTCAACGCCGACCTGTGCGAGCAGTACATGCACTTCATCACCAACCGCCGCTGCGCCCAGATCGGCCTGGCACCGGTGTTCGCGGAGACGGAGAACCCGTTCCCGTGGATGTCGGAGATGATGGATCTGAAGAAGGAGAAGAACTTCTTCGAGACCCGGGTGATCGAGTACCAGTCCGGTGGCGCCCTCGACTGGGACTAG
- a CDS encoding DUF6886 family protein has product MRAAEGEVLHFSEDPHISRFVPHVAATARQPEAYVWAVDAARSPDYWFPRQCPRAMAWVTPTTTVDDRARVLGTSERVHAVEYTWLEAMRTVRLFAYRFSAEHFEPFGDAAHVATRTVRPLGPPEPVGDLFALHEAAGIELRVLTGLWPFWNTVIASSVGFSGIRLRNATPRLIP; this is encoded by the coding sequence ATGCGAGCAGCCGAGGGCGAGGTACTGCATTTCTCCGAAGACCCCCACATCTCGCGGTTCGTGCCTCACGTGGCCGCGACCGCACGCCAACCGGAGGCGTACGTGTGGGCTGTCGACGCCGCGCGGTCACCGGACTACTGGTTCCCCCGCCAGTGCCCGCGCGCGATGGCGTGGGTGACGCCAACGACCACTGTGGACGATCGCGCCCGGGTTCTCGGTACCAGCGAACGCGTGCACGCGGTGGAGTACACGTGGTTGGAGGCGATGCGCACCGTCCGGCTGTTCGCCTACCGCTTCTCCGCTGAGCACTTCGAGCCGTTCGGCGATGCCGCGCACGTCGCGACCCGCACTGTCCGGCCGCTGGGGCCACCCGAGCCGGTCGGCGATCTGTTCGCGCTGCACGAAGCGGCCGGGATCGAACTGCGCGTGCTCACCGGCCTGTGGCCGTTCTGGAACACCGTGATCGCGAGCAGCGTCGGTTTCAGCGGTATCCGCCTCCGCAACGCCACACCTCGCCTTATTCCTTGA
- a CDS encoding metalloregulator ArsR/SmtB family transcription factor translates to MEALLAALADPARWRLVTLLAERPRPVGVLAQLAEARQPQTTKHLQTLERAGVVTSERLGQRRVYALQPALLRELATTLHRLADSADRVETYAPRVHAERLAAQEPGWADGRSLSFLRSLTASPELVWRHLTEVSLLAHWWAPDDLRFSELVFEARPGGRIVQEYRDAEDADGSDQVAGRAEGVVEEVRAGERLSYRLSPLLPGGDLAFTAHVDFGLCATETGTDLTVQYRITDSTVGSADFIAGIEIGFGQCLDKLAADVHDTNTRSSK, encoded by the coding sequence GTGGAAGCACTCCTCGCCGCCCTGGCGGACCCGGCGCGCTGGCGGCTCGTGACCTTGTTGGCCGAGCGCCCGCGCCCGGTCGGTGTCCTCGCCCAGCTCGCCGAGGCGCGCCAACCGCAGACGACCAAGCACCTGCAGACCCTGGAACGCGCTGGAGTCGTCACCTCCGAACGCCTCGGCCAGCGCCGCGTCTACGCCCTCCAACCCGCGCTCCTGCGGGAGTTGGCGACCACCCTGCACCGGCTGGCGGACAGCGCCGACCGGGTCGAGACCTACGCGCCCCGCGTGCACGCCGAACGGCTCGCCGCACAGGAGCCCGGGTGGGCGGACGGTCGCTCGCTCAGCTTCCTCCGGTCCCTGACGGCGAGCCCTGAGCTGGTGTGGCGCCACCTGACCGAGGTCTCCCTGCTCGCCCACTGGTGGGCGCCCGATGATCTCCGCTTCTCCGAACTGGTCTTCGAGGCGCGCCCGGGCGGGCGGATCGTCCAGGAGTACCGCGACGCCGAGGACGCCGACGGATCCGACCAGGTCGCCGGGCGCGCGGAGGGCGTCGTCGAGGAAGTGCGCGCCGGAGAGCGCCTGTCCTACCGGCTCTCCCCACTGCTTCCCGGCGGAGACCTCGCCTTCACCGCCCACGTCGACTTCGGCCTGTGTGCCACCGAAACCGGCACCGACCTGACCGTCCAGTACCGCATCACCGACAGCACCGTCGGCTCCGCGGACTTCATCGCGGGCATCGAGATCGGCTTCGGCCAGTGCCTCGACAAGCTCGCCGCGGACGTGCACGACACAAACACAAGGAGCTCGAAATGA
- a CDS encoding dihydrofolate reductase family protein: MTRRVVTNMSLSLDGHYAAPDNPHDMSWVMPYAVTDVARDHLTSLWESATTALLGRVNAEGFLGFWPTVIGMEGADPRDVGFAKWLVGAEKVVLSSTLRAAPWERTTIVDKPAAEVVADLQETDGGDILVLSSASVIKALLAADLVDRLAITIFPVSLGGGPRLFDEGLPAAQWSLAGQAAGEHGTVSLVYDRVRN; this comes from the coding sequence ATGACCCGCAGAGTCGTCACCAACATGAGCCTTTCCCTCGACGGCCACTACGCCGCGCCTGACAACCCTCACGACATGAGCTGGGTGATGCCCTACGCCGTCACCGACGTCGCCCGTGACCACCTGACCAGCCTCTGGGAATCGGCGACCACTGCCCTGCTCGGCCGGGTCAACGCCGAAGGATTCCTCGGTTTCTGGCCAACGGTCATCGGAATGGAGGGTGCCGACCCGCGCGACGTCGGATTCGCGAAGTGGCTCGTCGGCGCCGAGAAGGTGGTCCTGTCCTCGACCCTCCGCGCGGCGCCGTGGGAACGGACCACGATCGTCGACAAGCCCGCCGCCGAAGTGGTCGCCGACCTCCAGGAAACCGATGGCGGCGACATCCTCGTGCTGTCCAGCGCCAGTGTCATCAAGGCCCTGCTCGCCGCCGATCTCGTCGACCGGCTGGCGATCACGATCTTCCCGGTTTCCCTCGGCGGCGGCCCGCGCCTGTTCGACGAGGGCCTGCCCGCCGCGCAGTGGTCGCTCGCCGGCCAGGCCGCGGGTGAGCACGGCACGGTTTCCCTCGTCTACGACCGAGTCCGGAATTAG
- a CDS encoding AAA family ATPase, producing the protein MYISRVRLNNIRGFHDSRQVDLELTRPDGTHAGWTVIAGRNGSGKTSLLRAIALAVSGPAVARNLVPDFENWITSGRDTANARVQLAFDPDVDRLTGQGRTPKNEFWVGLAWTPPDKDTQVYRASVQPSLHEAIPERQRAMPRRGPWQDNPTGWFCAAYGPFRRLAGGASDAQRLMLSPGPVARLASLFHEDASLAEGVSWLIEQHLRSLERRPGARELKNTALRVLADGLLPDSYRIEGVDSDGLWVVRGGHRFPLREMSDGYRTVAALVVDLLKQIHEAFGSLPVDGDAPVITVPGVVIIDEVDAHLHVSWQRRIGGWLKEHFPNIQFIVTTHSPYVCQAADEGGLIKLPGPDGEDPPLVVDQDLYERIVFGSGDDAVLSELFGLDTPYSERAQQLRRELVELEVGVLAGEISEAAKYRYQQLKDLLTSSPVARVDEVAARLRHGWSEE; encoded by the coding sequence ATGTACATCTCGCGGGTCAGGCTGAACAACATCCGGGGGTTCCACGACTCCCGGCAGGTCGACCTGGAGCTGACGCGGCCCGACGGCACGCACGCCGGGTGGACGGTGATCGCGGGTCGCAACGGCTCGGGGAAGACCTCGTTGCTGCGGGCGATCGCGTTGGCGGTGAGCGGGCCCGCGGTCGCGCGGAACCTGGTGCCGGACTTCGAGAACTGGATCACCTCGGGGCGCGACACCGCGAACGCGCGGGTGCAGCTGGCCTTCGACCCGGACGTGGACCGGCTGACCGGGCAGGGGCGGACCCCGAAGAACGAGTTCTGGGTGGGCCTGGCGTGGACCCCGCCGGACAAGGACACGCAGGTCTACCGCGCGAGCGTGCAGCCGTCGCTGCACGAGGCGATCCCGGAGCGGCAGCGGGCGATGCCCAGGCGGGGGCCGTGGCAGGACAACCCGACCGGCTGGTTCTGCGCGGCCTACGGCCCGTTCCGCAGGCTCGCGGGCGGGGCGAGCGACGCGCAGCGGTTGATGCTCAGCCCCGGCCCGGTCGCCCGACTGGCCAGCCTCTTCCACGAGGACGCCTCGCTGGCCGAGGGCGTGAGCTGGCTGATCGAGCAGCACCTGCGGTCATTGGAGCGCCGCCCCGGCGCGCGGGAACTGAAGAACACCGCGCTGCGTGTGCTGGCGGACGGCCTGCTGCCGGACTCCTACCGGATCGAGGGTGTCGACTCCGACGGCCTGTGGGTGGTGCGGGGCGGGCACCGGTTCCCGTTGCGGGAGATGAGCGACGGCTACCGCACGGTGGCCGCGCTGGTGGTCGACCTGCTCAAGCAGATCCACGAGGCGTTCGGCAGCCTCCCGGTCGACGGCGACGCACCGGTGATCACCGTTCCCGGCGTGGTGATCATCGACGAGGTGGACGCGCACCTGCACGTCTCCTGGCAGAGGCGCATCGGCGGCTGGCTCAAGGAGCACTTCCCGAACATCCAGTTCATCGTGACCACGCACAGCCCCTACGTGTGCCAGGCCGCCGACGAGGGCGGTCTGATCAAGCTCCCCGGCCCGGACGGCGAGGACCCGCCGCTGGTGGTCGACCAGGACCTCTACGAGCGGATCGTGTTCGGCAGCGGCGACGACGCGGTGCTCTCCGAGCTGTTCGGCCTGGACACCCCGTACTCCGAGCGCGCGCAGCAGCTGCGCCGGGAACTGGTGGAGCTGGAGGTCGGGGTGCTGGCCGGGGAGATCAGCGAGGCCGCGAAGTACCGCTACCAGCAGCTGAAGGACCTGCTGACCAGCTCGCCGGTGGCCAGGGTGGACGAGGTCGCGGCGCGGCTGCGCCACGGCTGGTCCGAGGAATGA
- a CDS encoding HNH endonuclease has translation MIPLARAQLPEEVAGRLAALTEQLRRTPRGSRTAHARRLWRANRDRRALRTVLAGMAPGRQHCMYCGDNQGTDIDHHEPLSRNPLRTFDWLNHLLACSTCNSHEKRDRYPLAADGTPLLIDPTAEDPFDHLVLALSLGEYYPLTAKGRATIEVCGLNRPLLTRGRVQAQRVVVYCLREWNRARDAASRARAVLTVREQPFADVCQSMLRQAVLANADLLFSDSPGVVELLRRPELRSALLA, from the coding sequence ATGATCCCGCTCGCCCGCGCCCAGCTGCCCGAGGAGGTCGCCGGGCGGCTCGCCGCGCTGACCGAACAGCTCCGCAGGACACCGCGGGGCAGCCGGACCGCGCACGCGCGCAGGCTGTGGCGGGCCAACCGCGACCGGCGGGCGCTGCGGACCGTGCTGGCCGGGATGGCGCCGGGGCGGCAGCACTGCATGTACTGCGGGGACAACCAGGGCACCGACATCGACCACCACGAGCCGTTGTCGCGCAACCCGTTGCGGACCTTCGACTGGCTCAACCACCTGCTCGCCTGCTCGACGTGCAACAGCCACGAGAAGCGCGACCGGTACCCGCTGGCCGCGGACGGCACGCCGCTGTTGATCGACCCGACCGCGGAGGACCCGTTCGACCACCTGGTGCTGGCGCTGTCGCTGGGCGAGTACTACCCGCTCACCGCGAAAGGCCGCGCCACGATCGAGGTGTGCGGACTCAACCGCCCGCTGCTGACGCGCGGCCGTGTCCAAGCCCAGCGGGTGGTCGTGTACTGCCTGCGCGAGTGGAACAGGGCCCGGGACGCGGCGTCGCGGGCGCGGGCGGTGCTGACGGTGCGGGAACAGCCGTTCGCCGACGTGTGCCAGTCGATGCTGCGGCAGGCGGTGCTGGCCAACGCGGATCTGCTCTTCTCCGACTCCCCCGGCGTCGTCGAGCTGCTGCGACGCCCCGAACTGCGGTCGGCTCTGCTCGCCTGA
- a CDS encoding YciI family protein codes for MRFMVLVKATEESEAGVLPTVEELNAMGKFNAELVEAGIMLAGDGLQPSSQGARVRFEGDKRSVIDGPFAETKELIAGFWIIDVKSLDEAVAWVKRVPFNGPEPTEIEIRRVTEAADFAAVMTPEMQAQEDRLREKVEQQAAERS; via the coding sequence ATGCGTTTCATGGTGCTGGTCAAGGCCACCGAGGAGTCCGAGGCCGGCGTGCTGCCGACCGTGGAGGAGCTCAACGCCATGGGCAAGTTCAACGCCGAGCTCGTCGAGGCGGGCATCATGCTCGCCGGTGACGGCCTGCAGCCCAGCTCCCAGGGCGCGCGCGTGCGCTTCGAAGGAGACAAGCGCAGCGTCATCGACGGCCCCTTCGCCGAGACCAAGGAGCTGATCGCCGGCTTCTGGATCATCGACGTCAAGTCGCTCGACGAGGCGGTCGCGTGGGTCAAGCGGGTCCCGTTCAACGGCCCCGAGCCCACCGAGATCGAGATCCGCCGGGTCACCGAGGCGGCCGACTTCGCCGCGGTGATGACCCCGGAGATGCAGGCCCAGGAGGACCGCCTGCGCGAGAAGGTCGAGCAGCAGGCGGCCGAGCGCTCCTGA
- a CDS encoding VOC family protein → MDVQLDLVGMVVADMGKSLAFYRHLGLDIPAEADDQPHVEVALPGGMRLAWDTVETIRSFEPDYVHPTGPIRMSLAFRCGSPAEVDAVYAKLVGLGHHGHREPWDAFWGQRYAVVEDPDGNTVDLFCPNA, encoded by the coding sequence ATGGACGTGCAGTTGGACCTCGTGGGCATGGTCGTCGCCGACATGGGCAAGTCGCTGGCCTTCTACCGGCACCTCGGGCTGGACATCCCCGCCGAGGCCGACGACCAGCCGCACGTGGAGGTGGCGCTGCCCGGCGGGATGCGGCTGGCGTGGGACACCGTGGAGACGATCCGCTCCTTCGAGCCGGACTACGTGCACCCGACCGGGCCGATCCGGATGTCGCTGGCGTTCAGGTGCGGGAGCCCGGCCGAGGTCGACGCGGTGTACGCGAAACTGGTCGGCCTGGGCCACCACGGGCACCGCGAGCCCTGGGACGCGTTCTGGGGCCAGCGCTACGCGGTGGTCGAGGACCCCGACGGCAACACCGTGGACCTCTTCTGCCCCAACGCCTGA
- a CDS encoding APC family permease yields MIGAGVFSAFAPAAAAAGSGLLVGLAIAALVAYCNATSSARLAALYPTSGGTYVYGRERLGPFWGYLAGWSFVVGKTASCAAMALTVGLHVWPERAHLVAVAAVVLLTALNYVGVKKAARVIVATVLVVLAVVVVTGLGSSAVDLGNLGVAGGFGVLEAAGLLFFAFAGYARVATLGEEVRDPVRTIPRAISIALVITLFVYAAVGVTVLSVLGPARLAESKAPLVDVVVAAGVPGLAPVVTVGAALAALGALLALILGVSRTVLAMARDRHLPGALAVVHPRFSVPHRAELVVGAVVAIAAGFADLRGVIGFSSFGVLLYYAIANASAWTLGSRRVVPVVGLLGCVVLACTLPVVSVLSGAAVVVVGIVLYAVR; encoded by the coding sequence ATGATCGGCGCCGGTGTCTTCAGCGCTTTCGCGCCCGCCGCGGCGGCGGCCGGTTCGGGCTTGCTGGTCGGTTTGGCGATCGCGGCGCTGGTGGCGTACTGCAACGCGACGTCCTCGGCGCGGCTCGCCGCGCTGTACCCGACTTCGGGTGGGACCTACGTCTACGGGCGTGAGCGGTTGGGCCCGTTCTGGGGCTACCTGGCCGGGTGGTCGTTCGTCGTGGGCAAGACAGCGTCGTGTGCGGCGATGGCGTTGACGGTCGGGCTGCACGTGTGGCCGGAGCGGGCTCACCTCGTCGCGGTGGCTGCGGTGGTGTTGCTGACCGCGCTGAACTACGTGGGTGTGAAGAAGGCCGCGCGGGTGATCGTCGCGACGGTGCTGGTCGTGCTGGCCGTCGTGGTGGTGACCGGGCTGGGCAGTTCCGCCGTCGATCTGGGGAATCTGGGTGTTGCGGGTGGTTTCGGCGTGCTGGAGGCGGCGGGGCTGCTGTTCTTCGCCTTCGCGGGGTACGCGCGGGTGGCGACGCTCGGCGAGGAGGTCCGGGACCCGGTTCGGACCATCCCGCGGGCGATCTCCATCGCTTTGGTGATCACGCTGTTCGTCTACGCCGCGGTCGGGGTGACGGTGTTGTCCGTGCTCGGTCCCGCGCGGTTGGCGGAGTCGAAGGCGCCACTGGTGGATGTGGTGGTCGCGGCCGGAGTGCCGGGCCTGGCGCCGGTGGTGACCGTGGGGGCGGCTTTGGCGGCGCTCGGTGCTCTGCTGGCGTTGATCCTCGGCGTGTCGCGGACGGTGCTGGCGATGGCTCGTGATCGTCATCTGCCGGGAGCCCTCGCGGTGGTGCACCCCCGGTTTTCCGTGCCGCACCGCGCCGAGCTCGTGGTGGGTGCGGTTGTGGCGATCGCGGCGGGATTCGCGGACCTGCGTGGCGTTATCGGGTTCTCCTCGTTCGGGGTGCTGCTGTACTACGCGATCGCGAACGCCTCGGCGTGGACGTTGGGCAGCAGGCGGGTGGTGCCGGTGGTGGGGTTGCTCGGCTGCGTGGTGCTGGCGTGCACGTTGCCGGTGGTCTCGGTGCTCAGCGGAGCGGCGGTGGTGGTCGTCGGGATCGTGCTGTACGCGGTCCGTTAG